A single region of the Sus scrofa isolate TJ Tabasco breed Duroc chromosome 16, Sscrofa11.1, whole genome shotgun sequence genome encodes:
- the CMBL gene encoding carboxymethylenebutenolidase homolog (The RefSeq protein has 4 substitutions compared to this genomic sequence), with protein sequence MANEAHPCPCDIGHRVEYGGLGHEVQVEHIKAYLTKSPVDAGKAVIVIQDIFGWQLPNTRYMAAMLAGNGYTTIVPDFFVGQEPWHPSGDWATFPEWLKTRDARKINREVDAVLRYLKQQCHATRIGIVGFCWGGVAVHHLMLKYPEFRAGVSVYGIIRDAEDVYDLKNPTLFIFAENDAVIPLEQVSLLTQKLKEHCKVQYQIKTFSGQTHGFVHRKREDCSPEDKPYIDEARRNLLEWLHKYL encoded by the exons ATGGCTAACGAAGCTCATCCTTGCCCGTGCGACATTGGCCATAGGATAGAGTACGGAGGGTTGGGGCATGAAGTTCAAGTCGAGCACATCAAGGCTTATCTCACTAAGTCCCCTGTGGACGCGGGCAAAGCAGTGATTGTCATTCAAGATATATTTGGCTGGCAGTTGCCCAATACCAGATACATGGCTGACATGCTTGCAGGAAATGGATACAC AACCATCGTTCCAGACTTCTTTGTAGGACAGGAGCCGTGGCACCCCTCTGGGGACTGGTCCACTTTCCCTGAGTGGTTGAAGACCAGAGATGCCAGAAAGATCAACAG AGAGGTTGATGCCGTCTTGAGGTATCTAAAACAACAGTGTCACGCCACGAGAATTGGCATCGTGGGATTCTGCTGGGGAGGAGTTGCTGTGCATCACCTGATGCTGAAATACCCAGAGTTCAGGGCGGGGGTGTCCGTCTACG GCATCATCAGGGACGCCGAAGATGTGTATGATTTAAAGAACCCCAccttgttcatttttgctgaaaATGATTCAGTGATTCCTCTTGAGCAG GTCTCTCTGCTGACTCAGAAGTTGAAAGAACACTGCAAAGTGCAATATCAGATCAAAACGTTTTCTGGGCAAACGCATGGGTTTGTGCACCGCAAGAGAGAAGACTGTTCGCCTGAGGACAAGCCCTACATTGACGAGGCCAGAAGGAATTTACTCGAGTGGCTGCACAAGTACCTGTAG
- the CMBL gene encoding carboxymethylenebutenolidase homolog isoform X1 produces the protein MANEAHPCPCDIGHRIEYGGLGHEVQVEHIKAYLTKSPVDAGKAVIVIQDIFGWQLPNTRYMADMLAGNGYTTIVPDFFVGQEPWHPSGDWSTFPEWLKTRDARKINREVDAVLRYLKQQCHATRIGIVGFCWGGVAVHHLMLKYPEFRAGVSVYGIIRDAEDVYDLKNPTLFIFAENDSVIPLEQVSLLTQKLKEHCKVQYQIKTFSGQTHGFVHRKREDCSPEDKPYIDEARRNLLEWLHKYL, from the exons ATGGCTAACGAAGCTCATCCTTGCCCGTGCGACATTGGCCATAGGATAGAGTACGGAGGGTTGGGGCATGAAGTTCAAGTCGAGCACATCAAGGCTTATCTCACTAAGTCCCCTGTGGACGCGGGCAAAGCAGTGATTGTCATTCAAGATATATTTGGCTGGCAGTTGCCCAATACCAGATACATGGCTGACATGCTTGCAGGAAATGGATACAC AACCATCGTTCCAGACTTCTTTGTAGGACAGGAGCCGTGGCACCCCTCTGGGGACTGGTCCACTTTCCCTGAGTGGTTGAAGACCAGAGATGCCAGAAAGATCAACAG AGAGGTTGATGCCGTCTTGAGGTATCTAAAACAACAGTGTCACGCCACGAGAATTGGCATCGTGGGATTCTGCTGGGGAGGAGTTGCTGTGCATCACCTGATGCTGAAATACCCAGAGTTCAGGGCGGGGGTGTCCGTCTACG GCATCATCAGGGACGCCGAAGATGTGTATGATTTAAAGAACCCCAccttgttcatttttgctgaaaATGATTCAGTGATTCCTCTTGAGCAG GTCTCTCTGCTGACTCAGAAGTTGAAAGAACACTGCAAAGTGCAATATCAGATCAAAACGTTTTCTGGGCAAACGCATGGGTTTGTGCACCGCAAGAGAGAAGACTGTTCGCCTGAGGACAAGCCCTACATTGACGAGGCCAGAAGGAATTTACTCGAGTGGCTGCACAAGTACCTGTAG